The sequence TTCATATCTTTCACAGATGAGTAACGAGAAATGATGTTATCATCATGCTTAATTTCAATGACATTTCCAAGAAGAGCATCTTCTTGAACTTTTGTAACGGTTCCGCTTAATGCTGCCATGACATCAAAAGCTTCACTTTCTTCTACGGCAATATCAATACCTGTGTTTGGATGATATTGATTTTGGTAAACTACGATAGCCGCCTCTTGGTCGGCTTCATTTGCCGTATCTTCATAGAATTTTGTTTTAATAACAGCATTAGTGCGATCTTTCTGGGATAGTGGCAGGACAATATTTTCCATCGAGCGAGCTACTTCATCTGCAGGTTCATTAAACTGATTTTTTCCTGGTGTCTCATATCCGAATTTCTCTGAATCTGTAGCATTTTCTGTGTTGCTATTTTGGAACCATAAAACCCCTGTTAAAATCAAAGCTGCACTTGCAATGTATACGGTTGGATAAACCCAACGCTTTTTAAAGAATTTTTTTAGAGAAGTGTTCTTTTCTTCCTCTCTCATTTATCATCACCTCAGCAATCATTCTGATCAAATGGTGACGAATATATACATCTTTTCAAAAATTTTTTTACTCCTTATTTTTCGACAAAACGTTTATAATTATTCATGATTATCGGAAAAACTTTTTTGAGTGGGAAAATGAGGTAAAATACGAGTAACGGGGCGATTTTTACGAGTAAAGGCCTCTTTTTCACGAGTAAACCGTCAAAAAATACGAGTAACATACTGATTTTCACGAGTAAACTTATCATTGCAGTTAAGAGTTATAGAAAAACATCGATTAAAAAATATCAGATCTTGGAGGTTCTTATGTTAAAAATCATTTTACGGATTCTACCACTTCTCTATATGGCGCTCATCTTCTATCTATCAAGCAAGCCAGCTGATGCCGTTGTTGAATTACCAAAGTGGGACTCGACGATTAAAGAGTCTCTACATTTAGTAGAGTTTGGCATTCTGTACGTTCTCCTGTTTCTTGCCGCACTTACCTTTAAGGAGGTAACACCGACGGGAAATATCGTTCTTATCCTTGTTTCTTCATTATATGGACTTAGCGATGAGGTTCATCAATATTTCGTTCCCTATCGCTCCGCCACTGTGATTGATCTCATTAAAGATGTCATCGGTGTTCTTGTTGCCTCCTGGATCGTCTTTGGAGCCTACCAGAAAAAGAGGTTTCCTAAACTAGGAATCCTTCTGCATAAAATCAAATAAACCTAAAAAACGACTCGTACCCCT is a genomic window of Niallia sp. XMNu-256 containing:
- a CDS encoding VanZ family protein, with amino-acid sequence MLKIILRILPLLYMALIFYLSSKPADAVVELPKWDSTIKESLHLVEFGILYVLLFLAALTFKEVTPTGNIVLILVSSLYGLSDEVHQYFVPYRSATVIDLIKDVIGVLVASWIVFGAYQKKRFPKLGILLHKIK
- a CDS encoding peptidoglycan DD-metalloendopeptidase family protein gives rise to the protein MREEEKNTSLKKFFKKRWVYPTVYIASAALILTGVLWFQNSNTENATDSEKFGYETPGKNQFNEPADEVARSMENIVLPLSQKDRTNAVIKTKFYEDTANEADQEAAIVVYQNQYHPNTGIDIAVEESEAFDVMAALSGTVTKVQEDALLGNVIEIKHDDNIISRYSSVKDMKVAVGDKIDQGQALATAGKSLFNEEAGVHVHFEIRKDGVPVNPENYLNKPFSELQEASMQEDGSTDSEKSETEQPEKSETDKETSGTEEEPAKDEKSSTEEDRSTSDDESAKEEETSTDEKPSTDKEESSSDEKNADDMKDETTNNNKNQDA